A section of the Flavobacterium sp. CG_23.5 genome encodes:
- a CDS encoding voltage-gated chloride channel family protein: MNLEKIKKIIFLTVKWIAICTTIGLFSGSASAFFLVALEWVTQIREHNNWIIWLLPIGGLMIGLGYYYFGQEVVKGNNLLLEEYENPQKTIPLKMAPLVLIGTLITHLFGGSAGREGTVVQMGGAIADQFTSVFNLDNSERKTIVILGISAGFASIFGTPVAGALFALEVLYFSKISFRSIPLSFLTAYIAYFTVELWQVKHTQYSIPIIPELTFITLLWMIFASLLFGLAAMLFSRSTHFWGTLFSKTISFPPLRPFIGGIILAIAFYFIGTTKYTGLGIPVIVDAFSIPNAPFDFLFKILFTGFTLGAGFKGGEVTPLFFIGATLGSALSLIVPLPTSILAGMGFVAVFAGATHTPIACTVMGMELFGVESGFFVGIACLIAYFSSGSVGIYHSQIVKGPKYRFYQNFKRKETNLL, from the coding sequence ATGAATTTAGAAAAAATAAAAAAAATCATATTTCTCACCGTCAAATGGATTGCCATTTGCACAACAATAGGACTTTTTTCGGGCTCGGCTTCCGCGTTTTTTTTAGTCGCTTTAGAATGGGTTACACAAATTAGAGAACACAACAATTGGATCATTTGGCTTTTGCCAATTGGCGGTCTTATGATAGGATTGGGATATTACTATTTTGGACAAGAAGTTGTAAAAGGCAATAATTTATTGCTGGAAGAATACGAGAATCCGCAAAAAACCATTCCGCTAAAGATGGCACCTTTAGTATTGATAGGTACCTTAATTACTCATCTTTTTGGAGGCTCCGCTGGTCGTGAAGGAACAGTTGTACAAATGGGAGGAGCTATTGCCGATCAATTTACAAGCGTTTTTAACCTTGATAATTCTGAAAGAAAAACGATTGTAATTTTAGGAATCAGCGCGGGTTTTGCATCCATTTTTGGAACACCAGTGGCCGGAGCCTTATTTGCTTTGGAAGTTTTATATTTCAGCAAAATTAGTTTTAGAAGCATTCCATTATCTTTTTTGACTGCCTACATCGCCTATTTCACCGTCGAACTTTGGCAAGTAAAACACACGCAGTACAGCATTCCTATCATCCCTGAACTCACTTTCATCACGCTACTTTGGATGATTTTTGCAAGTCTGTTATTTGGCTTAGCTGCCATGTTATTTTCCCGAAGCACCCACTTCTGGGGAACTTTATTTTCGAAAACTATATCATTTCCTCCGCTTCGCCCTTTTATAGGAGGAATCATACTAGCAATAGCATTTTATTTCATTGGAACGACAAAATACACAGGTTTAGGAATTCCTGTAATTGTGGATGCATTTTCAATCCCTAATGCTCCTTTCGATTTCCTTTTCAAAATACTGTTTACTGGTTTTACACTTGGGGCAGGTTTCAAAGGCGGAGAAGTAACACCATTATTCTTTATTGGGGCCACTCTTGGAAGCGCTTTATCACTAATTGTCCCTTTGCCTACATCTATTTTGGCAGGAATGGGATTCGTCGCTGTTTTCGCCGGAGCTACCCATACTCCGATTGCCTGCACGGTAATGGGAATGGAACTTTTTGGAGTAGAAAGCGGCTTTTTTGTTGGCATCGCCTGTTTAATCGCTTATTTTTCTTCAGGGTCTGTTGGGATTTATCACTCACAGATTGTAAAAGGACCCAAATACCGTTTCTATCAAAATTTTAAAAGAAAAGAAACCAACCTTTTATAA
- a CDS encoding peptidylprolyl isomerase, whose product MKKSILFVFLVIATFYSCKEEHNDLPDGLYAKIETNKGDITVQLDFQKAPITVANFVTLAEGKNEFVTNENLKKRPFYDGLKFHRVLKDFMIQGGDPLGTGSGDTGYKFKDEFSDLKFDNGGILAMANNGPMTNSSQFFITHVATPWLDGKHTIFGHVVGKGMEVVNKIEENDFMNKVTIIRNGEAAKKFDAIKTFHDYFAVESENQKKQLAIDTENKRLYNTKYKAVRDQKIAYFADQKAKATTTPSGLKYVITKKGSGKKPVNGASVFIHYAGFLEDGELFDSSIEGVAKTFGKYDPNRAAQNGYQPIPFQAGKKDGMIPGFIEGIEQLSLGDKAVIFIPSRLGYGAAGAGGVIPPNANIIFEIELLDAMPK is encoded by the coding sequence ATGAAAAAAAGCATCCTATTCGTATTCCTTGTAATTGCCACATTTTATTCATGTAAAGAAGAACACAACGATCTTCCTGATGGCTTGTATGCCAAAATTGAAACTAATAAAGGAGATATAACCGTACAATTAGACTTTCAAAAAGCACCTATTACAGTGGCTAACTTTGTTACTTTGGCAGAAGGAAAAAATGAATTCGTGACCAATGAAAATCTTAAAAAAAGACCGTTTTATGATGGACTAAAATTTCACAGAGTACTCAAAGATTTCATGATTCAAGGCGGAGATCCGCTAGGAACTGGATCTGGCGATACAGGATATAAATTTAAAGATGAGTTTTCTGATTTGAAATTTGACAACGGTGGTATTTTGGCCATGGCCAATAATGGTCCAATGACTAACAGCAGTCAGTTTTTTATCACTCATGTTGCAACGCCTTGGTTAGATGGCAAACACACCATTTTTGGGCATGTCGTAGGAAAAGGGATGGAAGTAGTCAACAAAATTGAAGAAAATGATTTCATGAATAAAGTGACTATTATCAGAAATGGTGAAGCAGCAAAAAAGTTTGATGCAATAAAAACATTTCATGATTATTTTGCAGTAGAATCGGAAAACCAAAAGAAACAATTGGCTATTGATACCGAAAACAAAAGACTGTACAATACAAAATACAAAGCAGTTCGCGATCAAAAAATAGCTTATTTCGCAGATCAAAAAGCCAAAGCAACTACTACTCCTTCTGGATTAAAATATGTTATCACTAAAAAAGGAAGTGGTAAAAAACCAGTAAATGGCGCTAGTGTTTTTATTCATTATGCCGGTTTTCTTGAAGACGGAGAATTGTTTGATTCCAGTATCGAAGGAGTTGCTAAAACTTTTGGGAAATACGATCCAAACAGAGCAGCTCAAAACGGATACCAACCTATCCCTTTTCAAGCTGGGAAAAAAGATGGCATGATTCCTGGTTTCATTGAGGGAATAGAACAATTATCTTTGGGAGATAAAGCAGTAATTTTTATCCCATCACGATTAGGCTATGGAGCAGCAGGCGCTGGCGGAGTTATTCCCCCAAATGCCAATATTATTTTTGAAATCGAATTATTGGATGCAATGCCAAAATAA
- a CDS encoding RidA family protein, with translation MKRENILTGSPWEDKMGYCRAVRIGNIIEVSGTVAIVDGEKVRADDAHAQTLNILERVEKVLEDLDASMKDVIRTRIFTTDITTFDAVATAHAKFFKDVKPTTGFYEISKLVAPEYLVEIEFTAIAAEKPLIQEGL, from the coding sequence ATGAAAAGAGAAAACATATTGACAGGTTCCCCTTGGGAAGACAAAATGGGCTATTGCAGAGCAGTTCGCATTGGAAATATCATTGAAGTTTCTGGAACGGTGGCGATAGTTGACGGTGAAAAAGTAAGAGCTGATGATGCACATGCACAAACATTAAACATTCTTGAACGAGTGGAAAAAGTTCTTGAGGATCTAGATGCAAGTATGAAAGATGTCATTCGTACTCGAATATTTACCACTGACATTACTACTTTTGATGCCGTTGCAACCGCTCACGCTAAATTTTTTAAAGACGTGAAACCAACCACTGGTTTTTATGAAATCAGCAAATTGGTTGCGCCAGAGTATTTAGTCGAAATAGAATTTACAGCTATTGCTGCTGAAAAACCATTAATTCAAGAAGGATTGTAA
- a CDS encoding peptidylprolyl isomerase: MKFKILFLLFLGVLNVQAQVKKKPTSGKKPATTVKVTPKVPVATDGIFATISTTKGDIVVQLEYQKTPVTVASFIALAEGKNTFVTDEKLKGKPFFDGLKFHRVIKDFMIQGGDPSGNGSGGAGYAYKDEFTDLKFDKGGILAMANSGPATNSSQFFITHKDTPWLNGKHTIFGHVTQGMNIVNLIAQDDVMKKITITRKGTLAKQFDAPKVFSDYYGNKAEDAKKQTLIDAENQKKQMAIQAESKRVYMEKYSPVIAAKVAYLAKTKATAIATPSGLAYKIVQKGNGVKPVNGSTFYFHYAGYFEDGTLFDSSYEDVSKAYGKYDANRGAQNGYQAFPFEAGKKDGMIPGFMEALSLMTYGDKAVVFIPSKLAYGERGAGGVIPPNANLVFELEMFEKQPVTTK, encoded by the coding sequence ATGAAATTTAAAATTCTATTTTTATTGTTTTTGGGAGTACTGAATGTACAAGCCCAAGTTAAAAAGAAACCAACTTCAGGTAAAAAACCTGCTACTACAGTTAAGGTAACTCCAAAAGTTCCTGTAGCAACAGACGGTATTTTTGCAACGATTTCAACTACCAAAGGAGATATTGTAGTTCAATTGGAATATCAAAAAACACCCGTTACTGTCGCCAGTTTTATTGCGCTTGCGGAAGGAAAAAACACTTTTGTAACAGATGAAAAACTAAAAGGAAAACCATTTTTTGATGGTTTAAAATTTCACAGAGTCATTAAAGATTTTATGATTCAAGGTGGAGATCCTTCTGGGAATGGGTCTGGTGGCGCAGGATATGCATATAAAGATGAATTCACCGATTTGAAATTTGACAAAGGCGGAATTTTGGCTATGGCCAATTCTGGTCCTGCTACAAATTCAAGTCAGTTTTTCATCACCCATAAAGACACTCCTTGGTTAAACGGGAAACACACCATTTTTGGTCATGTTACGCAAGGAATGAACATTGTAAACTTGATTGCTCAAGATGATGTCATGAAAAAAATTACGATTACCAGAAAAGGTACTTTAGCAAAACAATTTGATGCACCAAAAGTATTCTCAGATTATTATGGTAATAAAGCCGAAGATGCTAAAAAACAAACTTTGATTGATGCTGAAAACCAAAAAAAGCAAATGGCAATTCAAGCAGAAAGCAAAAGAGTGTACATGGAAAAATACAGTCCTGTTATTGCAGCAAAAGTGGCATATCTAGCAAAAACAAAAGCTACTGCCATTGCTACTCCTTCTGGTTTAGCGTATAAAATAGTCCAAAAAGGAAATGGTGTAAAACCTGTTAACGGTTCGACATTTTATTTTCATTACGCTGGTTATTTTGAAGACGGAACTTTATTTGACAGCAGTTATGAAGACGTTTCGAAAGCATACGGAAAATACGATGCTAACAGAGGCGCTCAAAACGGTTACCAAGCTTTTCCTTTTGAAGCAGGTAAAAAAGACGGAATGATTCCAGGATTTATGGAAGCATTGAGTTTAATGACTTACGGAGACAAAGCGGTGGTGTTTATCCCATCAAAATTAGCGTATGGAGAAAGAGGTGCTGGCGGAGTAATTCCACCAAATGCTAATCTTGTTTTTGAATTGGAAATGTTTGAAAAGCAACCTGTAACAACAAAATAA
- a CDS encoding DHH family phosphoesterase codes for MKIQDIQAIQLLLSTPKKIAIIPHRGPDGDAMGSTLGLYHFLLKNHHQPVVVSPNEFPDFLAWMPGSETVKIYEKDKENCTKILEEAELIFTLDFNALHRVGEMENVLNKLKAPFVMIDHHQKPDDYAAFTYSDTSFGSTCEMLYKFISLLGKKSDIDKTIGTCIYTGILTDSGSFRFPKTTGNTHRIVAELIDLGVENTEIPTLLFDNSSYGRLQLLGRALQNMKVITEHKTAYTTLTQDELNSFDYVKGDTEGIVNYGLSIKGINFTAIFIENKEEKIIKISFRSQGDFDVNQFARDYFHGGGHRNAAGGKSELSMQETINKFEDLVQKLTL; via the coding sequence ATGAAAATACAAGACATTCAAGCGATACAGTTGTTATTATCAACGCCAAAAAAAATTGCCATAATCCCACACCGAGGTCCTGACGGAGATGCTATGGGTTCTACTTTAGGGTTGTATCATTTTTTATTAAAAAATCACCATCAACCTGTTGTGGTTTCGCCAAATGAATTTCCTGATTTCTTGGCTTGGATGCCGGGATCAGAAACGGTAAAAATTTACGAAAAAGATAAAGAAAACTGCACCAAAATCCTTGAAGAAGCAGAACTCATTTTTACATTAGATTTCAATGCTTTGCACCGCGTAGGTGAAATGGAAAACGTTTTGAACAAGTTAAAAGCGCCGTTCGTAATGATTGACCATCATCAAAAACCGGATGATTATGCTGCGTTCACCTATTCAGATACTTCTTTTGGCTCGACTTGTGAAATGCTTTACAAGTTCATTTCTCTTCTTGGAAAAAAATCAGATATTGATAAAACAATAGGTACCTGCATTTATACTGGAATTCTTACCGATTCAGGTTCTTTTAGATTTCCAAAAACAACTGGAAACACGCACAGAATCGTTGCCGAATTAATTGATTTAGGTGTCGAAAATACGGAGATTCCAACCTTACTTTTTGACAACAGTTCTTACGGACGTTTACAATTATTGGGAAGAGCGCTTCAAAACATGAAAGTGATTACGGAACATAAAACGGCTTACACTACGTTGACTCAGGACGAGTTGAACTCTTTTGATTATGTAAAAGGCGATACCGAAGGAATTGTAAATTATGGATTGAGCATAAAAGGAATTAACTTTACAGCTATTTTCATCGAAAATAAAGAAGAAAAAATTATTAAAATTTCGTTCCGCTCACAAGGTGATTTTGATGTCAATCAATTTGCAAGAGATTATTTCCATGGTGGCGGACATCGCAATGCTGCAGGTGGAAAATCAGAACTTTCGATGCAAGAAACAATAAATAAATTTGAAGATCTAGTACAAAAACTAACTCTATAA
- the gldI gene encoding gliding motility-associated peptidyl-prolyl isomerase GldI has translation MKNSHAIAIVLFLLLLVSSCKQHQEARRPLSQASGSFMKKSIERNKKLISVEEAQINAVIKRNPKVKFIASTKGYWYSYTTKNELDTLTPKKGDIAFFDYEIKDLKGNIIYSELELRPQTYYVDKQNIMMGLRDGIKLMHKKEKVNFLFNSHMGYGYHGDNKKIGTNQPLLVIVTLRDFMPEKVYKKQNEVKPLAPAVKPEVAAEAPVKDTLTQ, from the coding sequence ATGAAAAATAGCCATGCCATCGCAATTGTATTATTTTTATTGCTGTTAGTTTCCAGCTGTAAACAACATCAGGAAGCCAGAAGACCGCTTTCCCAAGCCTCAGGAAGTTTCATGAAGAAATCGATAGAACGCAATAAAAAATTAATTTCTGTTGAAGAAGCACAAATTAATGCCGTAATCAAAAGAAATCCTAAAGTGAAATTCATCGCTTCTACAAAAGGATATTGGTATTCTTATACGACAAAAAACGAATTAGATACTCTTACTCCAAAAAAAGGAGATATCGCTTTCTTTGACTATGAAATAAAAGATTTGAAAGGAAATATCATTTATTCTGAATTGGAATTGAGACCTCAAACGTATTATGTTGACAAGCAAAATATCATGATGGGCTTGAGAGACGGAATAAAATTAATGCATAAAAAAGAGAAAGTAAATTTTCTTTTCAACTCTCACATGGGCTATGGTTATCATGGAGACAACAAGAAAATTGGAACCAATCAACCCTTACTCGTTATTGTGACTTTACGCGATTTCATGCCCGAAAAAGTCTATAAGAAGCAAAATGAAGTAAAACCACTTGCTCCCGCAGTTAAACCGGAAGTCGCTGCTGAAGCTCCGGTAAAAGATACACTAACCCAATAA